GGCCGTGGGGGCGACCCGGGCGCAGCTCTTGGGACTCATTCTCTTCGAGGCCGCCTTGGTGGGGGCGCTGGGGGTGGTCCTGGGAACCGGCCTGGGTTACTGGGCCGCCCGAGCCAACGTGGACGCCGTCAGCGCCACCCTGACCCAGGTCTATCTCCTGAACGAGATCACCTCCCTCCAGGTTCCCCCGTGGGTCTACCTGGCGGGCGCCGCGGCCGGCATGGGCGCCGCGCTGGCCGGGACCCTCCTCCCCGCCCTGGACCTCTGTCTCTCTCCTCCCCGGTCGCTTCTCTCTTCCCGGCTCCTGCAGGAAAGGGTGAGGACCTCGGCGATTCCCCTGGCCCTGGCCGGGACCGGGATTCTGGCGATGGCGGCAGCCTGGTACCGTTTCGCCGCGGACTGGCGTCCGGCCGGCTTCGTTCTGGGCATCGCTCTGCTGATGGCCATCCCGTTGTTCACTCCCATCCTGGTCCGGGCGGCGTCGCTGCTGCCCCTGTCCGGACTCGGCGTCCGATACGGGTTCCGTTCCCTGGCCGGACGCTGGACCACCACCGTCTTCACGGCCTCCTCCCTGGCCATTGCGGTCAGCATGATGGTCGGCGTCACCCTCAAGACCAGCAGCTTCCGGGAGACGCTGGAAGTCTGGTTGCGGACCTCGGTCCAGGCCGACATCTACGTCAAGACCGAGTCCTGGAGGGGACGAGGCGACGAGACCGCCCTGAGCCCGGAGCTGATTTCCCGATTGTCCCGGACCAGGGACGTCGTGGCCCTGGACCGCTACCGGAGGCTGACGGTCCGCTCCGGCGGCGAGCGCATCTTTCTGGCCGGGGTCGAGACCGGCCTTCCCGGGGGCGAGGCCCGGTTTCCGCTGACGGGAGGAGATCCGGACGCCGCCTACCGGCAGTTCCGGGAAGAGGGCGCAACTCTGGTTGGGGAGACTCTGGCGCGGCGGCGCGGTCTGGAGCCGGGGGCCCACCTCCCTCTGGTCACTCCAGACGGTGAGCGGCGGGTTCCCATTGCCGGCATCTACTACGACTATCAGCCGGGAACGGGGCTGGCCGTGGTGGGCCTGGAGACCATGGAACGGCTCTTCGGCCCGGGGCCCGTCCACAGCGTGGCCCTTTACCTGAAGCCCGGAGCCGACACCGGCGAGACCGTCGACCGCCTCCGGGCGGCGCACGCGGGTGATTCGCTCCTCTTTCGAAGCAACCGGAAGCTGCGCCAGGAGGTGATGGAGATCTTCGACCAGACCTTTGCCGTCACGCGGCTCCTGCAGGGGACGAGCCTGCTGATCGCCGTCGCGGGCATCATATTGACGCTGTTGGTGCTGGCTCGGGAGGAGTCGGCCGAGCTCGCTCTCTACCGGTCCCTCGGCGCCCGGCGGTCGCAGCTCTTCCGGATCTTTGTGGGCAAGGGGCTGGGCATGGGGGTCGCCGGGCTCGCGCTGGGTCTGGCGGGTGGAGTGCTCCTGGCGGGCATCCTGGTCTTCGTCATCAATCGGGCCTACTTCGGGTGGACCATCCAGGTCTACTGGCCCTGGGGAACGGTCCTGGTCCAGTCGGCGACCATCCTGGCGGCGGCAGTGCTGGCAAGCCTGTATCCGGCGCTGGCGGCCAGCCGGACGCCGGCGACCCAACTCAGCCGAGAGGACCTTTAGCCAAATGCCATTCCTTGCCGGAACTCTGATTGTTCTGAGTCTGTTGGGGACGACCTTGGATTGGAAACCGGCGCGCTCCGATTACACCTGGTCCTTCCCGCAGGATCACTGGGCCCGGAACGGCTATCGCACCGAATGGTGGTACTTCACGGGCCACCTGCGAACCCGCGGAGAGACTCCGCGCCGGTTCGGCTACCAGTTCACCTTCTTCCGGGTCGGGCTCCAGCCCACGGCTCCTCCCCTCGACTCCGCCTGGACGGCCCGGGACGCCATCATGGGGCACGCGGCGGTGACCGACCTGATGAACAAGCGGCACCTCTTCACCGAGATCCTCTATCGCGCCACACCGCTGCTGGGGCAATTCGGGGACGGATCGTCTTCGCTCATCGCCTGGAGCCGGCCTCCCGCCGGCAGTTCCGGCCGCTGGAGCCTGCATTGGAACGGCAAGGGCTTCGACCTTGCCGCCTCGGACGAGGGCCGGGACTTTTCCTTCCGTCTCACGACCCGCGGGACCAAGGGCCCGGTTTTCCAGGGGCCCAACGGCTACAGCATCAAGGGAGGAGACGAGGGCGCCGCGAGCCAGTACTACAGCTTCACCCGGATGGCGACCGGCGGCCGGGTTTCCATCGGAGGCGAGGAACACGCCGTGGAGGGCGTCTCCTGGATGGACAAGGAGTTCGGGTCCAATCAATTGGGAGCCCGTCAGATCGGATGGGACTGGTTCAGCCTGCAGTTGGACGACGGCCGCGACCTGATGCTCTATCTTCTGAGGGATCGCCGCAATCGGGTGGATTTTGCCAATGGGACGTTGATATCCAAGGAGGGTCGAACCCGGTACCTGGGACCGGAGGAGTGGTCGGTGCGGGCCACCGGAGCCTGGGCCAGTCCCCACAACGGCGCCCGCTATCCCGCCGGGTGGCGGCTGCAGGTCCCGGGCGAGGGTCTGGAGTTGATGGTGACTCCGGAGGTCCCCGACTCGGAGAACGTGAGCCGGCTCCTGCCGGGACTCGCCTACTGGGAGGGTCCGGTCCGGGTCGAAACGCCGTCGGGCGGCTCGATAGGACAGGGATACGTGGAACTGACCGGATACGCGGAGCGGAGCCGGCCGGCTCTCTGAAGCCGGCGGACGCCCGCGGCGATTAGGGGCTAACTCAAGATGTCGGCCATAGACTGGGTCATCGTCCTGGGTCTCAACCTGTTGGTCTTCGGCTACGGACTGGTGCGTTCACGCGAAACCAAGACCAACCTGGACTGGTTCCTGGGCGGCCGCAGCCTGCCGTTCTGGATCGTGGCCATCTCGCTTTTCGCCACCTCCGTCGACAGCGGCGACATCGTGGGTGTCAACGGGATGACCTATCTCGAGGGCATGTCCGTCTTGACGACCTGGTGGCTGGGGGTGGTGACGGGATACGTCATCGCCGCCTTCTACGTGTTGCCTCCCATGTACCGGGCCGGGTTGTTCACCAATGCCGAGTACCTGGAATATCGTTTCGGTCCGGCGGCTCGCGTGGTCAGCGCCCTGGTGCAGTTCCAGTACCGGACCAACATCCTGGCGGGAATCGCCATCTCCCTCCAGTTGACGCTCACGCTGGTCATGGGGCTCGATGAGATCTCGGCCTGGATCGCCGTAGCCGCATTCGCCGGAATGGCCACCCTGTACTCGGCCCGGGGCGGACTCAAGACCATCGCCTGGGTCGACGCTCTCCTGACCGTCGCCATGATCACCGGAGTCCTGGTCCTGTGGTCCGTGCTCTGGAACGTCGCCGGCGGCTGGTCGGGCGCGATGGAGAAACTGGCCCTCAAAGGGGGAGCCGAACTGCCCCGCTACCTATTGCATATCGGTATTTCCCGCCCCGGCAGCCCCGACCCCCTCGTGGTGACCGCGGCATGGCTCATCCTGGGAGCGGCCTACCCCATCGTGAATCACAGCGAGACCATGAAACTGTTCGGCGCCCGCTCCCTCTGGGACGTGAAGATGTCGGTTCTCCTGGCCTCGGGCATGACCATGATCCTGATGTACTTCAACGGGACGTTGGGGATCCTGGGCCGGGCCATCTGGCCCGAGACGCTGCAGCGGCCGGACCAGATCTACCCCCTGCTGGTGAACGAGTTCCTGGGACCGGGGCTGAAGGGAATCGTCGTGGCCGGGGTGATCGCGGCGGCGATCACCACCTACGAAGGGATCGGCTCGGCCCTGGCGGCCCTCTGCACCCGGGACATCTATGCCCGGCTCTTCGTTCGGGACCGGGAAGACAGCCACTATTTCCGGGTCAGCCGCTGGGTGACCCCCTTTGTGGTGGCCGCTTCCTTTGCCTACATTCCCTTCATTCTCCGTTTCGAGAACATCGCCGGTTTCTTCATCAGGGTCACCAGCGTATTCGTCATTCCCCTCATGACCGTCTACCTGATGGGGGTCTTCACGCGAGTCCACCGAAAGAGCGGGAGCATCGGCCTGGCGGTCGGTTCGGGTTACGGCATCCTCGCCCTGGTGGGCGCCGGCCTGGATCTCTTTCCCGTCTGGTTCACCGACAAGTTTGCCGCCTACGTCTGGAGCATCGTCGCCACCTCGGGCGCCATGATTCTGACCTCGTTGTTTTTGGGCCGTGATCCGGCGTCCTCCCTGCCCCGGGGACAGGTGGGCGGCTGGCTCGACCGGTCCCGCCAGGGCGTGCCCGATCTGGTGAATTCGCCTTTCGAGTTGCACGGCCGCACGGTTCCGTTGTGGGCCCGGCCCAATCTCTGGGCCGGCCTGGTGATGGCGGCTTCGCTTCTGCTGGTCTTCTACGTCTTCTGGTAGGTCGAGGAACCCGCTACCCGCCCGGTTCCACCCAATGCCGGAGCAGAGGCTGAACCGTCCCGGGCAGAGACTCGAAAACCTCCCGCATGACCAGCGGCACCAGATAAGGCTTGCCGTTGGTCTCGGTCACGATCCGAGCGTGGTCGTCGGTGCCGAGCAGTATCGGATTCAGGTTGATCCACCACGGCGCGTAGCGGACCACGGCCGCCACCCGGGCGTCACGGCTGAGGACGGGAGCCGCCGAGTGCCAGATGCGGCTGTCGAACAGGAGCAGGCTTCCCGCTTCCCCGGTCACCTGGACCTCCGTGGGATGGGGCGCCCCGCGGTCGACGCCGTTGTCTCCCGTCGGGTTGTTGGAAGAGCGATGGCTCTTCGGCACCACGAAGGTGCCCCCCGTCTCGGCCGTGAAGGGCGTGAGCATGAAGATGCCGGTGAGGACCTGGACCGAGTCGGGATAGGGTGCGGGGATATGGGCGGCGTTGGTCTGGTTGAAGGGCCAGTCCGCGTGCCACACCCGGTCCCGGTGGCCCGGGTCGCTGATCAGTCCGCCGAGGGAGACGATCCGGGTGTAGTCTCCCCAGAGCCGCTCGATGATGGCCAGGACCCTCGGGTCGGCCAGATAGGGGGCGATGGACTGGTCCAGGTTGATGAGTCCCACCACGGCCCCGCCCCGGGTGGTGACCCGGGCGTCTTTGGCTACGAGCTTGGCTTCCTCGGTTTCCAGAGACCGGTCCCGGGCGGACAACACATTCCGCCGGACGTCGTCCACCTGGTCCGCGGGGATCACATCCTCCAGCAGGAGCCACCCGTCTTCATCCAAACTCTTCAGCAGAGACTCGACCATGAAAGCCACCCTTCGGCTGGGCGGTTCATTCTTCCAAACCGCGGCGCCCATGCGCAAGACGGCGGATGACGAGAGTCGGGTATGAGAAGAACCGGCCTGGCGCCACCGGTTGAACCTCGTCTTTTCCGGCATGCAATCGTTAACTCTAAATGGGGATTCAAACACAGGTTCGAGACCACGAGGGTGAGGGTTTCAGCCCCGGGAGAGGTGAAGGTATGAAAAACCAGGAACACCACAATCTTCTCTTCCAGGTCCGTATTTCGATTTGCTACCACGCCAGGCGACAGTTCTTCTTCCAGGTTCTCAGTCGGTGGAGCAACGTCCCGTTGTTGCTGCTCGGCGCCGGAACGGCTGTGCTGGCCCTCCAGGACGGTTCCTGGTGGATTCTCGGAGCGGGACTGGGGACTGCGCTCGTCTCCATTCTGAAGCTCATCATTCCTTCTGAAGACAAGGTGGCCCGGCATGCCGAGTTGCTCCGGGACTACACGGTGCTCGCCAATCGACTCTACGCCAGTTCCTCCCGGAAGACGGTCAAGGCCGTCTTCGAGGACAATATGGACTTGGATTTCCTGGCGCCCCAGGGGAAGTATGTGGTCTGGGCGCTCTGCTACAACACCCTGATCCGGACCATGGACCTTGCCGGCAAGAAAGATCCGATTGCCGTGGCTTGGTGGCAACGGCTGACGGCCCACTTTTTCGATTTGGGGACGAACCGCTTCGCCAAGAAAGATCAAGGGCCTGCCGCGGCCTCATGTTCTCGAACCGATTAGGGAGTCAGACACGGGTTCGGGTAGCGGAGGAGAACGGGTGCCGGGTCAGGCGGTGTGGATTTCTCCTGGCCTCCTCGAACATACTGGCGACCGACGCAGCCTTGTGAGCGCCGAAAAGACGACCTCGGCGGGGAGACCCAAACGGCGGGCGGGCAGGAAGGCAGCCGCCTCCGGGAAAAAGGCTCCCAACCGCCGTCAACCGGTCCCAGGACGTACCGGTCCACGACACCGTGTCTTCCCCGTCAGCGGACTAACCTGGAGGGAGCAAGGGCTCGGGAAAGGTCGGCTCCTGATCCCGAGGCCGGCATGAGGAGCCGTGAAGACATGAAGACCTACGAATACGATGTTCTCCTTTTCGGTGTCCGCCGCTCGATCCGCTACCATTCCAGACGCCAAGCGTTCTTCGAGGGCGTGAATCGATGGACCAATTTCCTGCTGCTGCTGTTCGGTTCCGGAACGGTCGCTCTGGCGGTCCAGGACCGTCCGTCGTGGATTCTGGGATTGGGACTAGGGGTTGCGCTCGTTTCCAGCCTCAAGCTCGTCTTCGCCTTTGCCGTCAAGGCGACCCAACATGCCCAGTTCGTCAGGGACTTCACACTGCTCGAAAAGCGGCTCCGCGCCGATGACTCCGAGGAGACGGTCATGGCCGTCACCCAGGAACGTCTGGATCTGGAGGCCTTGGAACCTCCCGTCATGCAAGTGCTCGACGTGCTCTGCCACAATGACCTTCTGCGAGCAATGGGTTACGCCGACGAGAAAGAGCAGGTAGCCGTGACCTGGTGGCAACGGCGAACAGCCCACTTTTTCAATTTCGGAACGCACCGCCTGGCCAAAGGAGGCTAGGCACCCGCCACGCCCGCAAGATCCCGTTCGCGGGTACGGCCTGCCACGATGTTCAGGCGAAAGCCGGTTCACGATACGCGGAGTCGGGAGTGAAGGCTCTCCTGCCGCCGTTACTTCGGGGTGTGGGGGACTACATGTCGCCCCTCCTGGGCCCCCCTCCAATCGGGTAAAAGAGAATTCATGAATGCAGAAATTGACAACAAAAGGAAAGTAGCGGTCGTCACCGCTGGCGGAACCGGCATGGGAGCCGCTGCGGCAAGGAAGTTTGCCGCTGACGGATTCGGCGTCTCCATCCTGTCTTCCTCGGGCAAAGGGGAAGCCCTGGCTACGGAACTCGGCGGCGTCGGTGTGACGGGCTCTAATCGATCCAACAACGACCTGAAGCGCCTCGTGGATCTCACCATGGAAAAGTGGGGCCGGATCGATGTATTGGTGAACAGCGCGGGACACGGTCCGAGAGCGCCGATCCTCGCGCTCTCTGATGACGACTGGCACTTGGGGATGGAGGTCTATTTCCTCAGTGCCGTTCGTCCGACACGCCTGGTGACTCCCATCATGCAGCGTCAGAAACGTGGTGCGATCCTCAACATCTCCACCTTCGCCGCATTCGAGCCCGAACCTGCCTTTCCGACCTCCGGGGTGTTCCGGGCCGGATTGGCGGCGTTTGCAAAACTGTTTTCAGACAAGTACGCCGCGGACAACATTCGTATGAACAATGTTCTTCCCGGGTTCATCAACAATTTCCCCGAGAATCCGGAGTATCGCGACCGCATCCCGCTGCGACGCTACGGAACGACGGAAGAGATTGCCGACGTCATCTTCTTTCTGGCCTCCGACGGCGGCGCCTACATCACGGGACAGAACATTCGGGTCGATGGAGGCATCACCCGATCCGTCTGATTGGGGAAGTTCAGATGAAAGTGATCCTCGTCGGAGCATCCGGCAAGATCGGTCGTGGCGTCGACAGGGCCGTATCCGCCAATCATCAAGTGGTTCGAGTCGGGCTGGTCGATGGCGACGTGCAGTGTGACTACACCGATCCGGAGTCGGTGCGCAGCATGTTCGCGACAGTGGGAAGCTACGATGCGCTCGTGTCAGCCGTGGGCGGCGACAGTCGATTCCTCCCGTATGAGGAATTGTCCGATGATGACTTTCGCTACGGCTTCGAACGGAAGTTCCTGTCCCAGATCCGGTTAATGACGTTGGGGCAACCGACGATTCGAGACGGCGGCTCGTTTACGTTGACCAGCGGATTCCTGAGCCACTACTCGAACCGGAAGGGCATCGCCACGGGACCGTTCAATGCAACGCTTGAAACCTATGTGGAACACACGGCCCGGTTTTGGCCTCGCGGCATTCGAATCAACGTCGTGAGCCCGGGCCCCGTGGTTGAGCCTGGACATGAACGACGGGGGGCGGTGACGGCGGAGCAGTGCGCGGAGGCTTATGTCCAGGCCATCGAGGGAACGATGTCTGGTCAGGTCTTGCGCGTTTGGGGAGGATTCCCGGTTCCAAAGTCGCGGGGAGCGGCGATTTACGGTCGGCGAATAGAAGCGGCGATTTCCGATCGGCGAACTCCAGAGGCACAATAGGGCAGCAAGCGGACGGGCGAAAGAAGAATGGGAGACTAACGGTCCCCCCTCCTCTCCGGTGTAGACTATCCGCCACAGGCATTCAGTTCCGGACAGAAAGGAAAAACCACCATGAGCCTTGGGAACTCGATCCAATCGGCTTCGATTCGGATGTTGGCCATACTGACGTTGACCTGGAGCGTCGCGCCTCTCGCCGCCGAAGAAAAGGTCTGGACGACATCCTCCTTCCTCGACTTTGCGGATGGGAGCTTCAGCGACGGGGGAGTCAACACCTACGTCACCGCTCAAGGAGAGGTGGTCCTGATCAAGCTGTTGGACCTGAATCAGGACGGACGCGTCGACATCATCTTCCCCAATGACCACGATCCCCACGAGCGGGCGGACCTGTTCATCTACTGGGGGGGAGGCGAGGGATACTCGACCCAGCGCCGCAGCCGCCTGCCCACCAATGGGGGCCATGACGGCGCCGTGGCCGACCTGGACGGGGACGGCCAAGCCGAGCTGATCGTCGCCAACAACTTCAACGGGACCCGCACCGACCTGGAATCGTTCATCTACCGCGGCGCCAAGGGAGGTCCCAAGGCCTCCGACCGCAGCGGCCTTCCCACGCGGGGCGCTCGCGCGGTGGCCGTGGAGGATCTGAATCGGGACGGACACCAGGACATCGTCTTCGCCAACAGCGGATTGGACTACCACGTGACGGTGGACCCGCACAATGAGTCCTTCGTCTACTGGGGATCGCCGGACGGTTATTCCGCCGAACGGCGGCAGGTCCTGCGGACCGTGAACGGGCGGGACGTGAAGGTGGCCGACCTGGACCGGGACGGACACCTGGACCTGGTCTTCGCCAACGAAGGGAACACGGACGCGGAGGGAGGGGCCCTACTCTACTGGGGTACGGCAGACGGAGACTACACCAGCCGCGCGGCGGTCCATCTGCCCGGCGACCGCTCTTCGGCGGTCGAGGCCGCCGATCTCAACGGGGACGGCTTTCCGGAGATCGTCCTGGCCAACTCCTACCGGCTCAAGACCCGGGAGATGGGCATGTACAACATCGTGGACACGGTGAGCGTGCCCTCGTTCATCTATTGGGGCTCGGCCGACGGCTATTCGGTCGATTCCAGGACGTTGCTGCCCACCGTGGGAGCGTCCGACGTCGCCGTGGGAGACCTGAACCGGGACGGCCACGCCGACCTGGTCTTCGCCAACAAGTCGGGTCTGGTCTCCTTCATCTATTGGGGAGCTCCTGATGGCTATCGCTCCCATCGGCGGACATCGATTCCCACGCTGGCGCCGACTCGCTGCTTGGTGGAGGACCTGGACGAGGACGGTTACCTCGAACTGGTCTTCTCGCAGCAAGGCGGGCAGCCTCACGGAAAACCCCCCGCGTACGTCTATTGGGGCAGCCCGGAGGGCTACTCGCCCGAGTGGCGAACCGAGCTGCCCACGTTCGAGGCCACCGGGGTCCAGGCGGGAGACCTGGACGGAGACGGCAGCAAGGACCTGGTCTTCGTCCATGCCGCCGACACCACCCACGGCATCCCGGCTTACATCTACTGGGGCGGACCCAAGGGGCGATTCGAGCCGTCTCGCCGGCAATTGCTGCCCACAGGCAACGGATACTGTTCCAGCGCAGACATCAACCGGGACGGCCATGTGGATCTCCTGTTTCCTGGCGTCTACGGGGAGAATCCGGGTCCGACCATCTACTGGGGATCGGCTTCCGGGTACTCCGGGTCCAATCGGGCCGTTCTGGCGACCGGCAACAGCTTTTCTTCACGGCTCGCCGACTTCGACCGGGACGGGTACCTGGACGCCGTCTTCACCCAGTGGCGCCCGGGTACCGAGGCCACCAGGCTCTACTGGGGCGGCCCGGAGGGATTCTCGAACGGTAACCGCTTCATCTTCCGGATCGGCAGCATCCGGGAGCACACCATCGGCGACCTGAATCGTGACGGCTGGATCGATGTGATCTTCAGCGGGACCCTGAACAAGGTGGTGGTCTACTGGAACAGTCCGCTGGGATTCGACAATGAGCGCAGGACCGAATTGCCCTCCCGGGTTTCGGTCGGCGTGGAAGTGGCCGATCTGGATGGAAACGGCTTTCTGGACGTGATCGCCAGCAACCTCTACGACCGGGATCCGGCGCCGGGCAAATCCCGGTCCTTCGGCGGCTCTGCGGAGGGGGACACCTTCATCTACTGGGGCGGTTCCGATGGCTATTCCGAAACGAACCGGACCATCCTGCCTTCAGTGGGCAATTCCTCGGCCGCGGTGGCCGACCTGAACGGGAACGGATTCCTGGACCTGGTCCTGAGCAGCTACCATGCCGGATATACCCGCAGCCACCCCTCCAGGATCTACTGGAACGGCCCCTCCGGGTTCGACCCTTCGCGCAAGATGGAGATTCCCAGCAACTCCGCTTCGGGGGTCCTCGCCAACGACTTCGACCTGGACGGCCACGTGGACATCCTTTTCGCCTGCCACTCCAAGCAGGGCAACCACAGGAACGACGCCTTTCTCTACTGGGGAGGGCCGAAGGGGTTCTCCACCGAGCGCCGGACCTCCCTGCCGGTCCTGGGGCCCCACCACCTTGCCTCCGATCCGGGTCACGCCTATGATCGGGGCCATCGTTACGACTATATTTCTCCGCCCTTCGACGCCGGTTCCGTGGAGCGTTTGGGAACCCTCACCTGGGACGGGGAGACCCCGTTCCGGACCGGCCTGGAATTCCAGGTGCGTTGGGCCGCCACCCGGGAGGGCCTGGAGTCAGCCTCCTGGATGGGACCGGCCGGCCCGGAGAACTACTACAAACAGTCCGGCGCCCAGCTTCCGAACCCCGGCGACGGCGCCCGTTGGATCCAATACAAGGCCAGCCTCCTCAGTCCCGGCGCCGCCAATTCCCCGGTCCTGGACTCGGTCTCCATCACCTACCAATGAGCCAATAGGAGGGGGGACTTTTAGTCCCCCCGTACTCCGGTTTCCAATCGGCGACGAAGCGGGAGGCAAGACTGTCCCCCCTGGAAAATCACCCTATTCCATAGGTATCTATCTATTATTCCTTGATATAAGACTCCAATGAACAAAATCGCTGAATTCTTCAAGTTCGAGCAGGAAAACACGAACTGGCGGATCGAAGTGACCGGCGGCGCGACCACGTTCATGACCATGGCCTACATCGTGGTCGTGAATCCCGCCATCCTGTCCGATGCCCTGGGCAAGGACATGCTCGGGGAGCTCTTGTTCGCAACCTGTGCGGCCGCCGCCCTGGCCACGCTCCTGATGGGCCTCCTGGCCAACTACCCCTTCGCCCTGGCTCCCGGAATGGGCCTCAACGCATTTTTCGCCTACACCATCGTCCTGGGCATGGGGGTGGACTGGAAGCTGGCCCTGGGCGTGGTCCTGGCTTCGGGGCTGCTGTTTCTGCTGCTGACCGTCTTGCGGGTCCGCGAGGCGATCATCAACGCGGTTCCGGACACCCTGAAAAGAGCGGTGGCGGCCGGGATCGGTCTGTTCATCGCGTTCATCGGACTGAAGAACGCGGGACTCATCGTCGACAATCAAGCCACTCTGGTGAGCCTGGGCGACGTCCGTTCCTGGTCCGTCGGATTGGCCCTTCTGGGGCTCCTGGCGATCGGCGTGATGATGGCGCGAGGAATCCGGGGAGCGATCCTGCTCGGGATGATGGGAGTGACCCTGCTGGCCATGATCTTCGGGGCAACGCCGTGGCCCACCGGTCTGGTCAGCATGCCGGTCTGGCCCGTCAATCTCTTCGGCGAAGCCGTGCGTTACCTGCCCCAGACGCTGAACCCGGCGTTCATCGAGCTGATCCTCGCCCTGCTCTTCGTGGACCTCTTCGACACCATGGGGACGCTGTTGGGGTTATCCGAGCGGTCCGGTTTCCTGGACGAGCGGGGACGGCTTCCGCGAGCCAACCGCGCGCTGCTTTCCGATTCGGTGGGAACCGTCTGCGGCAGCGTCATCGGGACGTCGACGGTGACCACCTACATCGAGAGCGCCGCCGGCATCTCCTCCGGCGCCCGCACCGGTTTTTCCAGCGTCGTGGTCAGTGGTCTGTTCGCTGCTGCGTTGTTCCTGACGCCGTTGGTTCAGTCGGTGCCCACGTTCGCCGCCGCCCCGGCGCTGGTGGTGACCGGCGTACTGATGATGGGCGCCGCCGCGCGGATCCGGTGGAATGACGTCTCGGAGTCGGTGCCGGCCTTCCTCACGCTGATCGCCATCCCGCTGACCTTCAGCATCGCCGACGGATTGGCTCTGGGGTTCATCTCCTATCCCATCGTCAAGCGGTTGAGCGGCCGAGGCGACGAGGTGCATTGGCTGGTCGACGTCCTGGCGGTGATCTTTGTCGCCAAGTACGTCTTTATCGGATAGCAGCCTGCTCCTGCTCCCGGTGGGTGCGGCGTTCGGTGATCTTCACGAAGCCGTCCTCGCTCACCAGGCCGATGTCGCCGGTCACGTACCATCCGTTCCGGATCGCCTTCCGCGTCAGGTCGTCCCGTCCGAGGTAACCGCGCATCAGGTTGGGTCCCTTGACCAGCAACATTCCGGGAGTCCCCGGCGGCAGGAGCTCGAAGCTCTCCGGGTCCACGACCCGCACCGCCACGCCGGGCAGCGGCTGGCCCACGTGACCCGGCCGGGAGCCGAGCTGGAAGAAGCCGGGCGCCCGGTAGTCGGGGACGCCTACGGAGACCACTGGGGCGCATTCGGCGGTCCCGTAACCCTCCAGCGGCCGCAGTCCGAACTGTTCCTGGAAGGCCGCCGCCAGCTCTTGCGGCAGCTTCTCGGCGCCGGTCAACAACAACCGCAGCGAACCGAGCTGCCCGGGAGAACACAAACGCATGTAGATCCGCAGGGAGGCCGGAGCGGCCAGCAAGATGCTCACCCGGTAGCGCTCCACCAGCCGCCCCACGGCCGGACCGTCCAGCGGGTCGGGGTGCAGGGGCAGAGCCAGGCCGTTTTTAGCCGCGAACCAGAAGGCCATGGCGCCGAAGGACTGGAAGAGGGGCAGGATGCCCAGGACCCGGTCCGACGGTCTCGTCCGCAGGACCTGTTCCAACGCCGTGATGTTGGAATCCAGGTTGAACTGGGTGAGCATCACGCCCTTGGGGTCTCCCGCGCCGCTGCTGCTGAAGATGATGGTCATGAGGTCGTGGGCGCCGGGGACACGGGTGGCGCCGCACAGCTTC
This genomic interval from Acidobacteriota bacterium contains the following:
- a CDS encoding FtsX-like permease family protein, with the protein product MRRYLLHTLKTRLRAGRSLYLLTIFGVALGVASVLSVQIINLSAVAAFRGALRAVGSDADLTVRGLNRTLPESLFPEVLATRGVRGAWPVYRLDVAVKGSDSLLLEVMGIDLISPASRESLELLGREKASEGLTQPGWMAVTPELARVQGWSVGDSIEVSCGPREARLVIGALVDFARVTTLAGAKLAVMDISQVQGLLGRPGDLHEIHVEAAAEDRADLKALLERRLGPSVEVLTPTQREDEAAGLLSAFRLNLTALSLISLFVGSFVVYTSSQALLVRRRREFGVLRAVGATRAQLLGLILFEAALVGALGVVLGTGLGYWAARANVDAVSATLTQVYLLNEITSLQVPPWVYLAGAAAGMGAALAGTLLPALDLCLSPPRSLLSSRLLQERVRTSAIPLALAGTGILAMAAAWYRFAADWRPAGFVLGIALLMAIPLFTPILVRAASLLPLSGLGVRYGFRSLAGRWTTTVFTASSLAIAVSMMVGVTLKTSSFRETLEVWLRTSVQADIYVKTESWRGRGDETALSPELISRLSRTRDVVALDRYRRLTVRSGGERIFLAGVETGLPGGEARFPLTGGDPDAAYRQFREEGATLVGETLARRRGLEPGAHLPLVTPDGERRVPIAGIYYDYQPGTGLAVVGLETMERLFGPGPVHSVALYLKPGADTGETVDRLRAAHAGDSLLFRSNRKLRQEVMEIFDQTFAVTRLLQGTSLLIAVAGIILTLLVLAREESAELALYRSLGARRSQLFRIFVGKGLGMGVAGLALGLAGGVLLAGILVFVINRAYFGWTIQVYWPWGTVLVQSATILAAAVLASLYPALAASRTPATQLSREDL
- a CDS encoding carotenoid 1,2-hydratase, producing MPFLAGTLIVLSLLGTTLDWKPARSDYTWSFPQDHWARNGYRTEWWYFTGHLRTRGETPRRFGYQFTFFRVGLQPTAPPLDSAWTARDAIMGHAAVTDLMNKRHLFTEILYRATPLLGQFGDGSSSLIAWSRPPAGSSGRWSLHWNGKGFDLAASDEGRDFSFRLTTRGTKGPVFQGPNGYSIKGGDEGAASQYYSFTRMATGGRVSIGGEEHAVEGVSWMDKEFGSNQLGARQIGWDWFSLQLDDGRDLMLYLLRDRRNRVDFANGTLISKEGRTRYLGPEEWSVRATGAWASPHNGARYPAGWRLQVPGEGLELMVTPEVPDSENVSRLLPGLAYWEGPVRVETPSGGSIGQGYVELTGYAERSRPAL
- a CDS encoding phytanoyl-CoA dioxygenase family protein, whose product is MVESLLKSLDEDGWLLLEDVIPADQVDDVRRNVLSARDRSLETEEAKLVAKDARVTTRGGAVVGLINLDQSIAPYLADPRVLAIIERLWGDYTRIVSLGGLISDPGHRDRVWHADWPFNQTNAAHIPAPYPDSVQVLTGIFMLTPFTAETGGTFVVPKSHRSSNNPTGDNGVDRGAPHPTEVQVTGEAGSLLLFDSRIWHSAAPVLSRDARVAAVVRYAPWWINLNPILLGTDDHARIVTETNGKPYLVPLVMREVFESLPGTVQPLLRHWVEPGG
- a CDS encoding SDR family oxidoreductase, with the translated sequence MNAEIDNKRKVAVVTAGGTGMGAAAARKFAADGFGVSILSSSGKGEALATELGGVGVTGSNRSNNDLKRLVDLTMEKWGRIDVLVNSAGHGPRAPILALSDDDWHLGMEVYFLSAVRPTRLVTPIMQRQKRGAILNISTFAAFEPEPAFPTSGVFRAGLAAFAKLFSDKYAADNIRMNNVLPGFINNFPENPEYRDRIPLRRYGTTEEIADVIFFLASDGGAYITGQNIRVDGGITRSV
- a CDS encoding short chain dehydrogenase, with protein sequence MKVILVGASGKIGRGVDRAVSANHQVVRVGLVDGDVQCDYTDPESVRSMFATVGSYDALVSAVGGDSRFLPYEELSDDDFRYGFERKFLSQIRLMTLGQPTIRDGGSFTLTSGFLSHYSNRKGIATGPFNATLETYVEHTARFWPRGIRINVVSPGPVVEPGHERRGAVTAEQCAEAYVQAIEGTMSGQVLRVWGGFPVPKSRGAAIYGRRIEAAISDRRTPEAQ